A stretch of [Clostridium] innocuum DNA encodes these proteins:
- a CDS encoding dephospho-CoA kinase — protein MRTIGLTGVMGAGKSSVIRILQEEGITVLDCDAVNAQLLQKHEEGYTALIQMFGTDILNDEGNIMHQRMSDLIFCDPEKKRQAEGILHPLIKKRIFEELALHAKESIVVVEVPLLFEVHWEDAFDEVWVVACDEELLLSRLKLYRHISKEEALRRLRLQLPQQEKIKRADVVFYNNSDSASLKRQICDILNMKRQLR, from the coding sequence ATGAGAACAATTGGACTGACCGGAGTTATGGGAGCCGGAAAATCGAGTGTGATTCGAATATTGCAGGAGGAGGGCATTACCGTGCTGGATTGTGATGCCGTGAATGCACAGCTGCTGCAAAAGCATGAGGAAGGCTATACAGCGCTGATTCAGATGTTTGGAACCGATATTCTGAATGACGAGGGCAATATCATGCACCAGCGGATGAGTGATCTGATCTTTTGCGATCCTGAGAAAAAAAGACAGGCAGAGGGGATTTTGCATCCACTGATAAAGAAACGTATTTTTGAAGAGCTTGCATTACATGCAAAGGAGTCTATTGTCGTTGTGGAGGTGCCGCTGCTCTTTGAGGTACACTGGGAGGATGCCTTTGATGAGGTCTGGGTAGTGGCCTGTGATGAGGAGCTGCTGTTATCCCGTCTGAAGCTGTATCGCCATATTTCCAAAGAGGAAGCGCTGCGCCGCTTACGGCTTCAGCTGCCGCAGCAGGAAAAAATAAAGCGTGCAGATGTCGTTTTTTACAATAACAGCGATTCGGCAAGTCTGAAAAGACAGATTTGTGATATACTGAACATGAAGAGGCAGTTGAGGTGA
- the polA gene encoding DNA polymerase I, with protein MKKLLLIDGNSMLFRAYYATVYGRMMKTSNGVPTNAVYGFITMINKALSMVEPDAVLVAWDAGKPTFRHETYTEYKGTRKELDQELIVQFPIAREFLDAYGMKRYECEGIEADDIIGSMAKKYPDVEIHILSSDRDLLQLIDPTTDVYLMKKGITEMEVMDEAKLRESMGIVPSQIIDLKALMGDTADNIPGVKGIGEKTALKLLSEYETVDNVYAHIDEIKGKLKEKLETDKEKAFLSKYLATIKVDAEIPLPFADMMLKEPGEELHDFFVKYEMKSFVKETMDTREVKKEGSRTIVKQISPDLLQDGALVYANVDNESYYDAQLYGFAISLQDRTEYIELSDALQDTAFLEWLKEENGKAVYDAKNFYHALHKNNIPFADVTFDVMIAAFLVDGTLSDYDKLAEKYQFDRSLLKDDVFGKKGKGKLVDSDEAARYAMAQADYLQDLVAKLDTALREMEMKELFTTIEMPLTHVLYAMEKEGVVTSLSTLDEIAKATSDKIDALSAKIYEIAGMEFNINSPKQLAGILYDELGLKAGKKRSTAADVLEKLASQHPIIPLLLEHRKYQKIYSTYAVGLSKHVLKDGKIHTIFNQIQTQTGRLSSSEPNLQNISVRDEEGKEIRKAFVASAGHVLLSADYSQIELRMLAHMADEEVMIDAFNHGIDIHTKTAMQIFDVEHDAVDANMRRSAKTVNFGIVYGQSDFGLSEQLGITRKEAHAFIDKYFASYPNIKSFMDTTIAFCEEHGYVKTLFNRRRYIKEISDKNYMMREFGKRAAMNAPIQGSAADLIKLAMIHIYKKMQEEQVKSRMILQIHDELIFDVWEDELEQMRTIVEEGMQHAMKLRVPLIAEANIGRTWYDAK; from the coding sequence ATGAAAAAACTTTTACTGATTGATGGAAATTCCATGCTGTTTCGTGCATACTACGCGACAGTATATGGAAGAATGATGAAAACGAGCAATGGTGTGCCGACCAATGCAGTATATGGCTTTATTACGATGATCAACAAGGCGCTGTCCATGGTGGAGCCGGATGCGGTGCTGGTCGCATGGGATGCAGGCAAGCCGACCTTTCGGCATGAGACGTATACCGAATATAAGGGAACCAGAAAAGAACTGGATCAGGAGCTGATCGTACAATTTCCGATTGCCCGTGAATTTCTGGATGCCTATGGCATGAAGCGCTATGAATGCGAGGGTATTGAGGCGGATGATATCATCGGAAGTATGGCAAAGAAATATCCGGATGTGGAAATACATATCTTATCCAGTGACCGTGACCTGCTGCAGCTGATTGATCCGACAACGGATGTCTATCTGATGAAAAAGGGTATCACGGAAATGGAAGTCATGGATGAGGCAAAGCTGAGGGAAAGCATGGGAATCGTACCCTCACAGATTATTGATCTGAAGGCACTGATGGGAGATACCGCGGATAACATACCGGGCGTGAAGGGCATCGGTGAAAAGACGGCACTCAAGCTTTTAAGTGAATATGAAACCGTGGATAATGTGTATGCACATATCGATGAAATCAAGGGCAAGCTGAAGGAAAAGCTGGAAACGGATAAGGAAAAGGCATTTTTATCCAAGTATCTTGCGACGATCAAGGTGGATGCCGAAATCCCGCTCCCCTTTGCGGATATGATGCTGAAGGAGCCGGGGGAAGAACTGCACGATTTCTTTGTGAAATATGAAATGAAGAGCTTTGTAAAGGAAACCATGGATACCAGAGAGGTGAAAAAGGAAGGCAGCCGCACGATTGTGAAGCAGATTTCGCCTGATCTTTTACAGGATGGGGCACTGGTGTATGCCAATGTGGATAATGAAAGCTATTATGATGCACAGCTGTATGGCTTTGCCATCAGTCTGCAGGATCGCACCGAGTACATAGAGCTGTCAGACGCCTTGCAGGATACAGCATTTCTGGAATGGCTGAAAGAAGAAAACGGCAAGGCGGTATATGATGCGAAAAACTTCTATCACGCCCTGCATAAAAACAACATTCCCTTTGCGGATGTTACATTCGATGTCATGATTGCGGCATTCCTGGTGGATGGAACGCTGTCAGATTACGATAAGCTGGCGGAGAAGTATCAGTTTGACCGCAGTCTGTTAAAGGATGATGTATTCGGTAAAAAGGGCAAGGGAAAGCTGGTGGACAGTGACGAGGCTGCCCGCTATGCCATGGCGCAGGCCGATTATTTACAGGATCTGGTTGCCAAACTGGATACAGCGTTACGGGAAATGGAAATGAAGGAGCTGTTTACTACCATTGAAATGCCGCTGACGCATGTGCTGTACGCGATGGAAAAGGAAGGGGTTGTTACCAGCCTTTCCACGCTGGATGAAATCGCAAAGGCGACCAGTGATAAAATCGATGCCCTGAGTGCAAAGATATACGAGATTGCCGGTATGGAATTCAATATCAATTCTCCGAAGCAGCTCGCCGGTATTCTGTATGATGAGCTTGGCTTAAAGGCAGGAAAGAAGCGCAGCACCGCTGCGGATGTACTGGAAAAGCTGGCATCCCAGCATCCAATTATTCCGCTTCTGCTGGAGCATCGCAAGTATCAGAAAATCTATTCCACCTATGCGGTTGGCTTAAGCAAACACGTTTTGAAGGATGGTAAGATTCATACGATTTTCAATCAGATTCAGACACAAACCGGGCGTTTGTCCTCCTCGGAACCAAATCTGCAGAATATTTCCGTGCGGGATGAGGAGGGAAAGGAGATTCGCAAGGCATTTGTTGCAAGTGCGGGACATGTGCTGCTGTCTGCAGATTACTCCCAGATTGAGCTGCGTATGCTGGCACATATGGCCGATGAAGAGGTGATGATCGATGCCTTTAACCATGGCATTGATATTCATACAAAAACGGCAATGCAGATATTTGATGTGGAACACGATGCCGTGGATGCCAATATGCGCAGAAGTGCGAAAACAGTAAACTTCGGTATTGTTTACGGACAGAGTGATTTTGGACTGAGTGAACAGCTGGGTATTACCCGCAAGGAGGCACATGCCTTTATTGATAAGTATTTTGCATCCTATCCGAATATCAAAAGCTTTATGGATACGACGATAGCATTCTGTGAGGAGCATGGGTATGTGAAAACGCTATTCAACCGTCGCCGTTATATCAAGGAAATCAGTGATAAGAACTATATGATGCGGGAATTCGGAAAGCGCGCGGCTATGAATGCACCGATTCAGGGAAGTGCTGCCGATTTGATCAAGCTCGCCATGATTCATATATATAAGAAAATGCAGGAGGAACAGGTGAAATCCCGTATGATTCTGCAGATTCACGATGAATTGATTTTTGATGTCTGGGAAGATGAACTGGAACAGATGAGAACCATTGTCGAGGAGGGCATGCAGCATGCGATGAAGCTGCGTGTACCGCTGATTGCCGAGGCGAATATCGGCAGGACCTGGTATGATGCAAAGTAG
- the mutM gene encoding DNA-formamidopyrimidine glycosylase codes for MPELPEVETVVRTLEHQLDRVMITGCEVFWNNIIGYPDAATFCRDIVGKTIQGYYRHGKYMRFDLGDMEWICHMRMEGKFYVQQPQEPYDKHVHVILQLSDGRQLRYHDTRKFGKMYLYEKRADVSSYPCFKNIGYDAFDERITAEWMYHTLHKKKTALKAVLLDQRYIAGIGNIYADEICFAMHMHPETMINHLRKKDFEELIYHIRRILNGAIRAGGTTIRSYTSQLGVDGRFQLKLKVHAKKGEACPVCGTTIKKIVVATRGTCFCPTCQRRR; via the coding sequence ATGCCGGAGCTTCCAGAGGTAGAAACAGTTGTCAGAACATTGGAGCATCAGCTGGATCGTGTGATGATTACCGGCTGTGAGGTGTTCTGGAATAATATTATAGGCTATCCGGATGCAGCCACCTTCTGCAGGGATATCGTTGGAAAGACGATACAGGGATATTACCGCCATGGAAAGTATATGCGTTTTGACCTGGGGGATATGGAATGGATCTGCCATATGCGGATGGAGGGGAAGTTCTATGTGCAGCAGCCGCAGGAGCCCTATGATAAGCATGTTCATGTGATTCTGCAGCTAAGTGACGGACGGCAGCTGCGCTATCACGATACAAGGAAATTCGGCAAGATGTATCTGTATGAGAAGCGTGCGGATGTTTCATCCTATCCGTGCTTTAAAAATATCGGATATGATGCCTTTGATGAACGTATTACGGCAGAGTGGATGTACCACACGCTGCATAAGAAAAAGACCGCGCTGAAGGCTGTGCTGCTGGATCAGCGCTATATCGCCGGTATTGGTAATATTTATGCGGACGAAATCTGCTTTGCCATGCATATGCATCCGGAAACGATGATCAATCATTTGCGGAAAAAGGACTTTGAGGAGCTGATCTATCATATCCGTCGAATCCTAAACGGTGCAATACGTGCCGGAGGAACGACGATTCGCTCATATACCTCCCAGCTTGGTGTGGATGGCCGCTTTCAGCTGAAGCTGAAGGTACATGCAAAGAAAGGAGAGGCATGTCCGGTTTGCGGGACGACGATCAAAAAGATTGTCGTCGCAACACGGGGAACCTGTTTCTGTCCGACATGCCAGCGAAGAAGATGA
- a CDS encoding DUF5011 domain-containing protein, which translates to MKKSFFSAGLLTTLLLMGCSSTPVLKSGEIEIPVHKELDLSASCFFDSVDKTDKVTVKSGNLDIQKLGTYSITIAYGNEDYKLKVKVVDKERPILKWKKKRLIFKLGSNLDKVNDAIRDNAVITDNYDKKFQSFAGLKWIPESDKEVVFDVQVKDSSGNLSEKNSLLVQFTSDGKEKSGLKQEHASAEVSIDTGKAAKKDTKKKEKKKDNKKSEKASESKGADKTDTETKVQQPEQSQASSSTSGNQSSDKPKDANPKPDSSQATSGNAAEKEPVYPPEEKLPVMTVDNFPSNLLGNSGRVFATFDEAYAWANEQVKLEGSPWYGYYMEIGQPFDGNYANAGDGTTPWTVDFFK; encoded by the coding sequence ATGAAGAAGAGTTTTTTTTCAGCAGGCTTGCTGACGACACTGTTGCTTATGGGCTGTTCATCCACGCCGGTATTAAAAAGCGGGGAGATTGAAATACCTGTGCATAAGGAACTGGATTTGTCTGCGTCCTGCTTTTTTGATTCCGTTGACAAGACAGATAAGGTGACGGTAAAAAGCGGGAATCTGGATATTCAAAAGCTGGGAACTTATTCAATCACCATTGCTTACGGAAATGAGGATTATAAGCTGAAGGTGAAGGTTGTTGACAAAGAAAGGCCGATTCTGAAATGGAAAAAGAAGCGTTTGATTTTCAAGCTGGGTTCAAATCTTGATAAAGTGAATGATGCCATTCGCGATAATGCCGTTATCACGGATAACTATGATAAGAAGTTTCAATCGTTCGCTGGACTCAAGTGGATTCCAGAGTCTGATAAAGAAGTCGTTTTCGATGTGCAGGTTAAGGATAGCAGCGGCAATCTGTCAGAGAAAAACAGTCTGCTTGTGCAGTTTACAAGCGATGGTAAGGAGAAATCAGGGTTAAAGCAGGAGCATGCTTCCGCAGAGGTTTCCATCGATACGGGAAAAGCAGCAAAAAAGGATACAAAAAAGAAAGAGAAAAAGAAGGATAACAAAAAGAGTGAAAAGGCTTCAGAAAGTAAGGGTGCAGATAAAACAGATACAGAAACAAAAGTGCAGCAGCCTGAACAGAGCCAGGCATCATCTTCTACATCAGGTAACCAGAGCAGTGATAAACCGAAGGATGCGAATCCAAAGCCGGATTCATCGCAAGCAACAAGCGGTAATGCTGCGGAGAAGGAGCCTGTGTATCCGCCGGAGGAAAAACTTCCTGTTATGACAGTTGATAATTTTCCATCTAATTTATTAGGCAACAGTGGACGTGTTTTTGCAACATTTGATGAGGCATATGCATGGGCGAATGAACAGGTAAAGTTAGAAGGCAGTCCGTGGTATGGATATTATATGGAAATAGGACAACCATTTGATGGTAACTATGCTAATGCTGGTGATGGAACAACACCTTGGACTGTAGATTTCTTTAAATAA
- a CDS encoding ATP-binding protein — translation MEKLSFAFTLSEEQKKKKEALVARLMKNDHVLAWLKRNGCDEDFVWKHSGKFADWTAVMDKCEGCHGLDFCRQPEKGTRVDLYLDGMLMNQISHCTYYKEQQKQYAHRCFYKQMDMLEDYLLVDVTCLSLQHEAVEYKTAVAKVIDLLMNEHPQKGLYLWGKPGAGKSWLAAGMCNYYAKQEKRVAFVNVPKLISDLKLLFHEPDAMEARLRSIRNAEVVVFDDIGGESVTAWSRDDILLPLMDARMEKRRLTIFTSNYSMEELKQRLCAAASKSSEPVAAERLLERIRALSCEIFIKGETRRK, via the coding sequence ATGGAGAAATTATCATTTGCATTTACACTGAGCGAGGAACAGAAAAAAAAGAAAGAGGCGCTTGTTGCGCGGCTGATGAAAAACGACCATGTGCTTGCCTGGCTGAAACGCAATGGCTGCGACGAGGACTTTGTGTGGAAGCACAGTGGGAAATTTGCAGACTGGACAGCTGTGATGGATAAGTGTGAAGGCTGTCACGGATTAGATTTCTGCCGACAGCCGGAAAAGGGGACACGCGTCGATCTGTATCTGGATGGAATGCTGATGAATCAGATATCGCATTGTACATACTATAAGGAACAGCAGAAGCAGTATGCACATCGCTGCTTCTATAAGCAGATGGATATGCTGGAGGATTATCTGCTGGTGGATGTTACGTGCCTGAGCCTGCAACATGAGGCTGTTGAATATAAGACAGCAGTTGCGAAGGTTATTGACCTGTTAATGAATGAACATCCGCAAAAGGGTTTATACTTATGGGGAAAGCCCGGAGCCGGGAAAAGCTGGCTGGCGGCCGGCATGTGCAATTATTATGCCAAGCAGGAAAAACGTGTGGCGTTCGTCAATGTCCCCAAGCTGATTTCCGATTTGAAGCTTTTGTTTCACGAGCCGGATGCCATGGAGGCAAGGCTTCGCAGTATCCGCAACGCAGAGGTTGTCGTGTTTGATGATATCGGCGGTGAGAGTGTTACGGCCTGGAGCCGGGATGACATTCTGCTTCCGTTGATGGATGCCCGTATGGAAAAACGGCGCCTGACAATATTTACGAGCAATTATTCCATGGAGGAGCTGAAGCAGCGCCTGTGTGCGGCAGCAAGTAAAAGCAGTGAGCCGGTAGCGGCTGAGCGGCTGCTGGAACGCATCCGTGCCTTGTCTTGTGAAATATTTATAAAAGGCGAAACAAGACGAAAATAA
- a CDS encoding type II/IV secretion system ATPase subunit, producing the protein MAFDFGILQPFVNDAMITDIDSNGKTVYTTHVHKGKSRAALLEPGYLEQLLNRLCNSGAINDQFNYEHPKLDGEIDGLRIHATHRSFSTSGFTLSIRKNPIELVITPKTAKKTKYCSSAIFDFLRACVIARMSVIFGGEVGTGKTQLMKTMLSMCDDQASIVLLSDIDEMRMLELYPQRNIRQYIINDIMSYTAATSCILRDNADYVCFQEVRDEAVDDLFLVLSSSARVTATLHVKDALLMPQRMIQLSSNKNDHHLLSTIHDYIQVCITPCRVMRNGRLRRYIGQIALFWNDADRVPQKCLLYEQREEQAIRYAMPEYFKKYFANQNIQLDWREGIENL; encoded by the coding sequence ATGGCATTTGATTTTGGAATTCTGCAGCCATTTGTAAATGATGCTATGATTACGGACATTGACAGTAACGGAAAAACAGTTTATACAACACATGTGCACAAAGGAAAAAGCAGAGCAGCACTTTTGGAGCCTGGCTATCTGGAGCAGCTGTTGAATAGACTCTGCAATTCCGGCGCAATCAATGACCAGTTTAATTATGAGCATCCGAAGCTGGATGGTGAGATAGATGGCTTGCGCATACATGCGACACATCGTTCCTTCTCCACATCCGGTTTTACATTGAGCATAAGGAAAAATCCGATAGAGCTCGTGATTACGCCAAAGACGGCGAAAAAAACGAAATACTGCAGCTCTGCGATATTTGATTTTCTGCGGGCCTGTGTAATTGCAAGGATGAGCGTGATTTTCGGAGGTGAGGTAGGAACCGGAAAAACACAGCTGATGAAAACAATGCTGAGTATGTGTGATGATCAGGCGAGTATCGTTCTGCTTAGTGACATTGATGAAATGCGCATGCTCGAATTGTATCCGCAGCGCAATATCCGACAGTATATCATAAATGATATCATGTCATATACTGCGGCAACCTCGTGTATTCTGCGTGACAATGCAGATTATGTCTGCTTTCAGGAGGTTCGTGATGAGGCTGTGGATGATCTTTTTCTGGTGCTTAGCAGTTCGGCAAGAGTAACGGCAACGCTGCATGTAAAGGATGCTCTGTTAATGCCGCAGCGCATGATACAGCTTTCTTCAAACAAGAATGATCATCATCTGCTTTCTACCATACACGACTATATTCAGGTATGCATCACCCCCTGCAGAGTCATGCGAAACGGAAGGCTGCGCCGTTATATCGGACAGATTGCTCTGTTTTGGAATGATGCAGACAGAGTACCGCAGAAATGTCTTCTCTATGAACAAAGAGAGGAACAGGCAATTCGATATGCGATGCCGGAGTATTTTAAAAAGTATTTTGCAAATCAGAATATTCAGCTGGATTGGAGGGAAGGTATTGAAAACCTATAG
- the pyk gene encoding pyruvate kinase: MLANRKTKIICTIGPASESKEMMTKLVENGMNIIRLNFSHGDFEEHGNRIRNIREVVKETGKNIAILLDTKGPEVRLGEFENGVETYEKGDMVTIVREKILGTHEKFHIQCPEIFDDVEVGGTILIDDGKMRLTILEKREGELKCRIENPGQLKSKKGCNLPGVKLSMPFISPKDDADIRFGCQMGVDYIAASFTRRKEDILAIRKILREEGKPDIQIIPKIENQEGFDNLEEILEVADGVMVARGDLGVDVSFELVPIYQKKIIKTANAMGKPVVTATHMLESMQGNPRPTRAEASDVANAVLDGTDAIMLSGESAAGLYPIEAVQTMDRIAKAMEPTIPFRDRLKASIKTSQRTKNDAIAISVADTAMALDVAAVIAFTQSGTTARRISKFRPEAPVIAVTFDEKTQRSLAMNWGVTTVLSEVANNQNNECELARAIAKEMGIKVGETIIIVAGYPVGNGATNTMKIIEVK; encoded by the coding sequence ATGTTAGCAAACAGAAAAACTAAGATTATTTGTACGATTGGCCCTGCTTCCGAAAGCAAGGAAATGATGACGAAGCTCGTCGAAAACGGAATGAACATCATCCGTTTGAATTTCTCCCACGGAGATTTTGAAGAACACGGAAACCGTATCAGGAATATCCGTGAGGTCGTTAAGGAAACAGGAAAAAATATCGCAATTCTGCTGGATACAAAGGGACCGGAGGTACGTCTGGGCGAATTTGAGAACGGCGTGGAAACGTACGAGAAGGGCGATATGGTTACCATCGTTCGTGAAAAAATATTAGGAACACACGAGAAATTTCACATTCAGTGTCCGGAAATCTTCGACGATGTTGAAGTTGGCGGAACCATTCTGATTGATGATGGGAAAATGCGTCTGACCATTCTGGAAAAGAGGGAAGGCGAACTGAAGTGCCGTATTGAGAACCCGGGACAGCTGAAGAGCAAGAAGGGCTGTAACCTGCCTGGTGTGAAGCTGAGTATGCCGTTCATCTCTCCGAAGGATGACGCAGATATCCGTTTCGGATGCCAGATGGGCGTGGATTATATCGCTGCATCCTTCACAAGAAGAAAAGAAGATATTCTGGCAATCCGTAAGATTTTAAGAGAAGAAGGAAAACCGGATATCCAGATCATTCCGAAGATTGAAAATCAGGAAGGCTTCGACAATCTGGAAGAAATTCTGGAGGTAGCGGATGGTGTCATGGTAGCTCGTGGTGACCTTGGTGTTGATGTTTCCTTTGAGCTGGTACCAATCTATCAGAAGAAAATCATCAAAACAGCAAATGCCATGGGAAAACCTGTTGTTACTGCTACGCATATGCTGGAGTCTATGCAGGGAAATCCAAGACCGACGCGTGCAGAGGCGAGTGATGTTGCCAACGCCGTGCTGGATGGAACAGATGCAATCATGCTGAGCGGGGAATCTGCTGCAGGTCTGTATCCAATCGAGGCTGTACAGACAATGGATCGTATTGCGAAGGCGATGGAGCCGACCATTCCGTTCAGAGACCGTTTGAAGGCAAGCATCAAGACGAGCCAGAGAACAAAGAATGATGCGATTGCTATTTCAGTAGCGGATACGGCTATGGCACTGGATGTTGCGGCTGTTATCGCGTTTACACAGAGTGGTACCACAGCAAGAAGAATTTCAAAATTCCGTCCGGAAGCACCGGTTATCGCCGTTACCTTTGATGAAAAAACGCAGCGCTCTCTTGCTATGAACTGGGGTGTTACGACAGTACTTTCTGAGGTCGCAAATAATCAGAACAATGAGTGTGAGCTGGCTAGAGCGATCGCGAAGGAAATGGGAATCAAGGTTGGTGAAACCATCATTATCGTTGCCGGATATCCGGTAGGAAATGGTGCTACCAACACAATGAAGATTATTGAAGTAAAATAA
- the pfkA gene encoding 6-phosphofructokinase → MVKRIGVLTSGGDAPGMNAAIRAVTRVALNSGIEVFGIYDGYKGMVEGYIEPLTKASVGEIIDRGGTILGSARLPEFKDIEVRNKAVQQLKKRGIEAIVVIGGDGSYRGALALTEMGINCIGLPGTIDNDITCTDFTIGFDTALTTIVEAVDKLRDTSSSHHRCSIVEVMGNRCGDLAIWSGIACGAEIVITSSTGFEEGEVLERLRDFDLIKKKRHAIVVISEKITDVHQFAKKVSLNTGFSGRATVLGHVQRGGSPTPTDRVLASRMGEKAVDLLMQGVGGQCVSIKDNQIVSVPIEEALNMPRESRKRLQNLFDRLV, encoded by the coding sequence ATGGTAAAACGTATTGGTGTTCTTACTTCCGGTGGAGATGCACCTGGAATGAATGCTGCAATTCGCGCCGTCACAAGGGTTGCACTCAACAGTGGAATCGAAGTCTTTGGTATTTACGATGGATACAAAGGAATGGTGGAAGGCTATATTGAGCCTTTGACAAAAGCCAGCGTCGGTGAAATCATCGACCGCGGCGGAACGATTCTAGGGTCTGCCCGACTTCCCGAATTTAAGGATATTGAAGTGCGTAATAAAGCAGTTCAGCAGTTAAAAAAACGTGGAATTGAGGCTATCGTAGTCATTGGTGGTGATGGTTCTTACCGTGGTGCACTGGCACTGACGGAGATGGGAATCAACTGTATCGGATTGCCGGGTACCATTGATAACGACATCACATGTACAGACTTTACGATAGGGTTTGATACAGCTCTGACGACAATCGTAGAGGCAGTCGATAAGCTGAGAGATACATCAAGCTCACACCATCGCTGTTCGATTGTGGAAGTTATGGGAAACCGCTGCGGGGACCTGGCGATCTGGTCAGGAATTGCATGCGGTGCTGAAATTGTCATTACATCCTCTACAGGCTTCGAGGAAGGTGAAGTGCTGGAGAGACTGCGTGATTTTGATTTAATCAAGAAAAAACGTCATGCGATTGTAGTCATTTCAGAAAAAATTACAGATGTTCACCAATTTGCCAAAAAGGTAAGTTTAAATACTGGATTTTCAGGTAGAGCCACGGTGCTTGGCCACGTTCAGCGTGGAGGATCACCGACACCGACAGATCGAGTATTGGCATCCCGTATGGGAGAAAAAGCGGTGGACCTGCTGATGCAGGGTGTAGGAGGCCAGTGTGTCAGCATTAAGGACAACCAGATTGTATCGGTACCGATCGAAGAGGCGTTGAATATGCCAAGAGAATCCCGCAAGAGATTGCAGAATTTATTCGACAGACTGGTATAG
- a CDS encoding DNA replication protein DnaD: MNRKEDKCRIEVQGEMTAERYASFTMLYVPLIGSDAAALYHTLVSIGTRNQKIRNHILIQTISRLSMEAMEKSRHVLEQYLLVKTFYDAAKNSYLYQVFMPKDGNEFLRHEVFGRLYLKEMGKDVYEFNKLSFAKPCEDKSAYQEITIPFVNILKEDWQDVQEEDFRKLKPQQDLLHHNDIPLSFNYDRFLTGLPQMVFPSSARNEKNLRIIGELATIHGIDEITMRKLVSQSMDLKTNTLNVEQLKKKVRSCKSEFHAEENKDPYRLPPVRFLQNLQHGVEVSRSDKYLIEALISDFKMKPEVVNVLIEYVLKMKNQQFPKAYVEKVASTWVRLEIDTSEKALAHIQRETEEKGSRRKPVQKKELPSWYHNQEEIKVDVEDFDEDELLQKMKKLRGE, encoded by the coding sequence GTGAACAGAAAAGAGGATAAATGCCGTATTGAGGTACAGGGCGAAATGACAGCGGAGCGCTATGCTTCCTTTACTATGCTGTATGTTCCCCTGATCGGCAGCGATGCAGCGGCACTGTATCATACGCTGGTCAGCATCGGTACGAGAAATCAGAAGATTCGCAATCATATTCTGATTCAGACTATCAGTAGGCTGAGCATGGAAGCCATGGAGAAAAGCCGGCATGTGCTGGAGCAGTATCTGTTGGTGAAAACCTTTTATGATGCTGCGAAAAACAGCTATCTGTATCAGGTGTTCATGCCCAAGGACGGCAATGAATTTCTCAGACATGAGGTGTTCGGGCGTCTGTACCTGAAGGAAATGGGGAAGGATGTATATGAGTTCAACAAGCTGAGCTTCGCCAAGCCCTGTGAGGATAAGTCAGCGTATCAGGAAATCACCATTCCCTTTGTGAATATTCTGAAGGAGGACTGGCAGGATGTGCAGGAGGAGGATTTCCGCAAGCTGAAGCCACAGCAGGATCTTCTGCATCACAACGATATCCCTTTAAGCTTCAATTATGATCGGTTTTTAACCGGTCTGCCGCAGATGGTATTTCCCTCCTCTGCCCGCAATGAGAAGAATCTGCGGATCATCGGAGAGCTAGCGACGATTCACGGCATCGATGAGATTACCATGCGCAAGCTGGTTTCCCAGAGCATGGATTTGAAAACCAATACGCTTAACGTGGAACAGCTGAAAAAAAAGGTGCGCAGCTGTAAGTCGGAATTTCATGCCGAGGAAAACAAAGATCCCTATCGTCTTCCACCGGTTCGCTTTCTGCAGAACCTGCAGCATGGCGTGGAGGTCAGCCGCAGCGACAAGTATCTGATTGAAGCGCTGATTTCCGATTTCAAAATGAAGCCGGAGGTTGTCAACGTATTGATTGAGTACGTGCTGAAAATGAAAAATCAGCAGTTTCCGAAGGCATACGTTGAAAAGGTGGCAAGCACCTGGGTGCGTCTGGAAATCGATACGAGTGAAAAAGCGCTGGCGCATATTCAACGCGAGACGGAAGAAAAGGGAAGTCGCCGCAAGCCGGTTCAGAAAAAAGAGCTGCCGTCCTGGTATCACAATCAGGAGGAAATCAAGGTGGATGTGGAAGATTTTGATGAAGATGAGCTGCTGCAGAAGATGAAGAAACTGAGAGGTGAGTAA